Proteins encoded together in one Schumannella luteola window:
- a CDS encoding extracellular solute-binding protein: MRKFSIVAATALVAAAGLVLSGCAAGGSGGSDKAEIRVWLNGTDTPKEAREYLTKTFEKQHPGSTLKIEEQSWTGLVDKLTTALSGSDSPDVVEVGNTQSPAFTTVGAFMDLSSKKKELGGDDLLPGFVEAGSADGKLYAAPYYSGARLVFYRKDMFAAAGLEAPKTLDEYVADGEKLASANAGVSGIYAPGKDWYNALPYIWENGGEIATEKGGKWSSSFSSPESIAGIEQLQQVYEKASTAPKDGDETNPQVPFCANQVAQLSAPSWVKGSILAPADSDTPGCPDLESNLGVFALPGKDGGAAHVFAGGSNIAVSNKSAHKDLAYDALKIMLSDDYQTILGKNGLVPAKKSLASTLGTDDVAKAIAEAAANSKLTPASPKWADVESSNLLQDFFSAVAQGGDVESLAADLDKKIDAILNK, encoded by the coding sequence ATGCGGAAGTTCAGCATCGTCGCCGCGACGGCGCTCGTCGCGGCCGCCGGCCTCGTGCTCTCCGGCTGCGCTGCCGGAGGCAGCGGCGGCAGCGACAAAGCCGAGATCCGGGTCTGGCTCAACGGAACCGACACGCCCAAGGAAGCGCGTGAGTACCTGACCAAGACCTTCGAGAAGCAGCACCCCGGCTCCACCCTCAAGATCGAGGAGCAGAGCTGGACCGGCCTGGTCGACAAGCTCACCACCGCCCTCTCGGGCAGCGACAGCCCCGACGTCGTCGAGGTCGGCAACACCCAGTCGCCCGCCTTCACCACGGTCGGCGCGTTCATGGACCTGAGCAGCAAGAAGAAGGAGCTCGGCGGCGACGACCTGCTGCCCGGCTTCGTCGAGGCGGGCAGCGCCGACGGCAAGCTCTACGCCGCCCCGTACTACTCGGGTGCGCGCCTCGTCTTCTACCGCAAGGACATGTTCGCCGCGGCCGGCCTCGAGGCTCCGAAGACGCTCGACGAGTACGTCGCCGACGGTGAGAAGCTCGCGAGCGCGAACGCCGGCGTCTCGGGCATCTACGCCCCCGGCAAGGACTGGTACAACGCCCTGCCCTACATCTGGGAGAACGGCGGCGAGATCGCGACCGAGAAGGGCGGCAAGTGGAGCTCGAGCTTCTCGAGCCCCGAGTCGATCGCGGGCATCGAGCAGCTGCAGCAGGTCTACGAGAAGGCCTCGACCGCCCCGAAGGACGGCGACGAGACCAACCCGCAGGTGCCCTTCTGCGCCAACCAGGTCGCTCAGCTGAGCGCGCCCAGCTGGGTCAAGGGATCCATCCTCGCCCCCGCTGACAGCGACACCCCCGGCTGCCCCGACCTCGAGTCGAACCTCGGCGTCTTCGCGCTGCCGGGCAAGGACGGCGGAGCCGCCCACGTGTTCGCCGGCGGATCGAACATCGCCGTCTCGAACAAGTCGGCCCACAAGGACCTGGCGTACGACGCGCTGAAGATCATGCTCAGCGACGACTACCAGACCATCCTCGGCAAGAACGGCCTCGTGCCGGCCAAGAAGTCGCTCGCCTCGACCCTCGGCACCGACGACGTGGCGAAGGCGATCGCCGAGGCGGCCGCCAACTCGAAGCTCACCCCGGCCTCGCCGAAGTGGGCGGATGTCGAGTCGAGCAACCTGCTGCAGGACTTCTTCAGCGCCGTCGCCCAGGGCGGCGACGTGGAGAGCCTCGCGGCGGATCTCGACAAGAAGATCGACGCCATCCTCAACAAGTGA
- a CDS encoding ROK family transcriptional regulator — protein sequence MSASDVNGVTALGRALRPRTKLLPEHARGHNRSLVLQTLFREGARSRADLARDTGLTRVTVSDLVAELIADGYVVELGQREDPRPGKPATLLDIARDAHQIIGVDLSQHDAFRGAVLTIDGDVVHRREVPLDAATGDDALEKAVALVRELVGLASVPVLGIGVGSPGIVDPAGRVQSAPNLGWAGVDLQSRLAAETALPVVVANDANVAALAEHSFGGASSDVMLVKVGHGVGAGLVIGGIALHGSRWAAGEIGHVVVGTDGGDACVCGKRGCLETWLAVPRLEAGLAAAADDSARDAVLAEAGRRLGIALAPVVGALDLAEIVLNGPAALLDGPLAVATLETLRSRTMAEFHDHVALRSSSLGEDIVLRGSAALVLSGRLGVS from the coding sequence ATGTCAGCGTCGGACGTCAACGGAGTCACCGCCCTCGGGCGCGCCCTGCGTCCCCGCACCAAGCTGCTGCCCGAGCACGCCCGCGGCCACAACCGCTCGCTCGTGCTGCAGACGCTCTTCCGCGAAGGCGCGCGCAGCCGCGCCGACCTCGCCCGCGACACGGGTCTGACCCGCGTCACCGTGAGCGACCTCGTCGCCGAGCTCATCGCCGACGGCTACGTCGTCGAGCTCGGTCAGCGTGAGGATCCGCGCCCCGGCAAGCCGGCGACGCTGCTCGACATCGCCCGCGACGCACACCAGATCATCGGCGTCGACCTCAGCCAGCACGACGCCTTCCGCGGCGCGGTGCTCACGATCGACGGCGACGTCGTGCACCGCCGCGAGGTTCCGCTCGACGCCGCCACCGGCGACGACGCGCTCGAGAAGGCCGTCGCGCTCGTGCGCGAACTCGTCGGGCTCGCCTCCGTGCCCGTGCTCGGCATCGGCGTCGGCAGCCCCGGCATCGTCGACCCCGCCGGGCGCGTGCAGAGCGCCCCGAACCTCGGCTGGGCGGGCGTCGACCTGCAGAGCCGTCTCGCCGCTGAGACCGCTCTGCCCGTCGTCGTCGCCAACGACGCCAACGTCGCGGCGCTCGCCGAGCACAGCTTCGGCGGCGCCTCGAGCGACGTCATGCTCGTCAAGGTCGGCCACGGTGTCGGCGCCGGTCTCGTGATCGGCGGCATCGCCCTGCACGGCAGCCGCTGGGCCGCCGGCGAGATCGGCCACGTCGTCGTCGGCACCGACGGCGGCGACGCGTGCGTCTGCGGCAAGCGCGGCTGCCTCGAGACCTGGCTCGCCGTGCCCCGGCTCGAGGCCGGCCTCGCCGCCGCGGCCGACGACAGCGCGCGCGACGCCGTGCTCGCCGAAGCCGGCCGCCGCCTCGGCATCGCCCTCGCGCCCGTCGTCGGCGCCCTCGACCTCGCGGAGATCGTGCTCAACGGTCCCGCCGCCCTTCTCGACGGGCCGCTCGCCGTGGCCACGCTCGAGACCCTCCGCAGTCGCACCATGGCCGAGTTCCACGACCATGTCGCCCTGCGGTCGAGCAGCCTCGGAGAGGACATCGTGCTGCGGGGATCCGCCGCGCTCGTGCTCTCGGGGCGGCTCGGGGTCAGCTGA